One genomic window of Amphiura filiformis chromosome 3, Afil_fr2py, whole genome shotgun sequence includes the following:
- the LOC140148297 gene encoding acyl-coenzyme A thioesterase 13-like — protein MASSSVSMAKHLMQFLAKTKTFDRLTQKVCVVDGRPGHVKCEMMVEEEHCNQQGTLHGGMTATLVDNITTLAIMSSNEDGSVELPGVSVDLNMSYLKAAPMGQTITITADILRKGKTLVFTTAQVSNSKGDILAVGHHVKHMGGKPKVEILHRVMLCYSANKMNVFNHI, from the exons ATGGCATCCTCAAGTGTATCCATGGCTAAGCATTTGATGCAATTTCTTGCAAAAACCAAGACATTTGACAGGCTTACGCAAAAG GTTTGTGTTGTTGATGGCAGACCAGGTCATGTCAAGTGTGAAATGATGGTGGAAGAAGAACATTGCAACCAGCAAGGGACACTACATGGAGGCATGACAGCTACATTGGTAGATAATATTACCACATTGGCAATAATGTCATCAAATGAAGATGGATCAGTGGAACTCCCAGGGGTCAGTGTGGATCTAAACATGAG TTATCTCAAGGCTGCACCAATGGGCCAAACCATTACAATAACAGCAGATATTCTCAGGAAAGGCAAAACTCTGGTATTCACAACGGCTCAAGTGTCAAATTCAAAAGGGGATATATTGGCTGTAGGACATCATGTAAAGCATATGGGTGGCAAACCAAAAGTTGAGATTCTTCACAGGGTCATGTTATGttactcagcaaacaaaatgaatgtttttaatcacatttaa
- the LOC140148298 gene encoding UDP-glucose 4-epimerase-like, whose protein sequence is MNGTADKEYILVTGGAGYIGSHTVLEMLTGGFDVIVTDNYANAIKGDSGIPESIRRIQSITNRDVIFQEVDVQDIGAIRQLFSQYKIRAVIHFAALKAVGESIQIPLSYYRVNTVGTLNLLEVMREYKVYNIVFSSSATVYGTPQYLPIDEKHATGVGITNPYGRTKYFNEEIMKDLCKAEPQWNIIILRYFNPVGAHKSGQIGEDPQGPPNNLMPFVAQVAVGRRKELKVYGNDYDTPDGTGVRDYIHVVDLALGHLAALKKLSENAGLKIYNLGTGKGNSVLDMVNALEKASGKKVPYSIEPRREGDVATVYGDASLAEKELNWKAHRGLEEMCEDLWRWQAMNPKGF, encoded by the exons ATGAATGGAACTGCTGATAAGGAATACATTTTAGTAACTGGCGGTGCTGGCTATATCGGAAGTCACACAGTATTAGAAATGCTGACAGGAGGATTCGATGTCATCGTCACAGATAACTATGCAAATGCTATCAAAG GTGATTCAGGGATACCAGAGAGTATACGACGGATTCAAAGCATCACCAACAGAGATGTGATCTTCCAAGAGGTTGATGTACAAGATATTGGTGCAATTAGACAACTATTTAGTCAG TACAAAATCAGAGCTGTGATCCATTTTGCTGCCCTGAAAGCTGTAGGGGAATCCATCCAAATACCATTGAGTTACTACAGAGTCAATACAGTTGGAACACTTAATCTACTTGAG GTTATGAGAGAATATAAAGTGTACAACATAGTATTCTCAAGTTCTGCTACAGTATATGGCACACCACAGTATCTACCTATAGATGAGAAACATGCTACAGGAGTAGGCATTACCAATCCATATGGCAGGACCAAATACTTTAATGAAGAAATTATGAAGGACCTGTGCAAGGCTGAACCT CAATGGAACATAATCATTCTACGCTACTTCAACCCAGTAGGAGCGCATAAATCAGGTCAGATAGGAGAAGATCCACAGGGACCACCTAATAACCTCATGCCTTTTGTAGCACAGGTAGCAGTGGGTAGAAGGAAAGAACTCAAAGTCTACGGCAATGACTATGATACGCCTGATGGCACTG GTGTGCGTGATTACATTCATGTTGTGGATCTAGCATTAGGTCATCTAGCAGCCCTTAAGAAGTTATCTGAAAATGCAGGTCTCAAAATCTACAATTTAGGTACAGGCAAAGGGAATTCTGTGCTAGATATGGTGAATGCATTGGAGAAAGCTTCAGGGAAAAAA GTGCCTTATAGTATTGAGCCTCGCCGTGAAGGAGATGTAGCCACCGTATATGGAGATGCGTCGTTAGCTGAAAAGGAACTCAATTGGAAAGCCCACCGAGGCCTTGAGGAAATGT gtGAAGATTTATGGCGATGGCAAGCGATGAACCCTAAAGGATTTTAA